In a single window of the Suttonella indologenes genome:
- the dmeF gene encoding CDF family Co(II)/Ni(II) efflux transporter DmeF yields MSASHSHIFDEGNPLAEKKVLIATLFTGAMMLVEIVGGILFNSMALLADGWHMSSHMLALGVAYLAYRAARRYAQDPRFCFGTWKIEILAGYSSTIALMGVALMMGFHSIERLFNPLAIHYNEAISIAVLGLVVNIVCLWLLHTDSHHQHKHEHHEQHHHHHHHEQDLNQKAAFLHIVADAATSVFAIIALIAGKYFGWDFLDAVLGIIGALLVGKWSWNVLSQAGKTLLDAEMDAPVVAEIREVLASFEAIVTDLHVWKVGKGKFACIIALNNATKDLSPAHIRQALSIHEEIVHISVEINPPLSTDTDIR; encoded by the coding sequence ATGTCAGCATCGCATTCGCATATTTTTGATGAAGGCAATCCGCTTGCCGAGAAAAAAGTTCTTATCGCTACGCTATTCACAGGCGCAATGATGCTGGTTGAAATCGTCGGCGGTATCTTATTTAATTCAATGGCGCTGCTTGCCGACGGCTGGCATATGAGTTCGCATATGCTGGCATTGGGCGTGGCTTATCTCGCCTATCGGGCGGCGCGCCGCTATGCGCAGGATCCGCGTTTTTGCTTCGGCACATGGAAAATCGAAATTCTTGCCGGCTACAGCAGCACCATTGCCCTGATGGGTGTTGCCCTCATGATGGGTTTTCACTCGATTGAGCGCCTCTTCAATCCTTTGGCGATTCATTATAATGAAGCCATTTCGATTGCCGTACTCGGTCTGGTGGTGAATATCGTCTGCCTATGGCTGTTACATACCGACAGCCATCATCAGCATAAGCACGAGCATCACGAACAGCATCACCACCATCATCATCACGAGCAAGATTTAAATCAAAAAGCGGCGTTTTTGCATATTGTCGCCGATGCCGCCACCTCCGTTTTCGCCATTATCGCGCTGATTGCCGGCAAATATTTCGGCTGGGATTTTTTAGATGCCGTCTTAGGCATTATCGGCGCATTATTGGTCGGCAAATGGTCTTGGAACGTACTCAGCCAAGCCGGCAAAACCTTATTGGATGCGGAGATGGATGCGCCTGTCGTTGCAGAAATCCGCGAGGTGCTGGCATCATTTGAAGCCATCGTAACTGATTTACATGTGTGGAAAGTCGGCAAGGGCAAATTCGCCTGCATTATCGCTTTAAACAACGCGACAAAAGACCTCAGCCCGGCGCATATCCGCCAAGCCCTGTCTATTCATGAAGAAATCGTGCATATTTCGGTGGAAATCAATCCGCCTCTCAGCACAGATACCGATATTCGCTGA
- a CDS encoding histidine phosphatase family protein — MKKIYLLRHAQSAANAGKSSDIVKYANADIPITELGQKQAEQLSMWLSEHVEDVREIFVSSYLRTRQTAAPYVQALQISPIVLPDLHEFNYLSFAHLHGKTFQDLRSRSESYWARDDADFKDGDDCDSFASFFNRIRNVRRYFAEKEDGVYVVFGHGFWIGVLLWQLIGRFSGSPDMQKFREFELLVRPKNTDVYLWQIDGAVESIAKVRNTDADVDTLRDKSEHL, encoded by the coding sequence ATGAAAAAAATTTATCTTCTCCGTCATGCGCAAAGTGCCGCTAATGCAGGCAAAAGTAGCGATATTGTCAAATATGCCAATGCCGATATTCCGATTACCGAATTGGGACAAAAGCAGGCGGAACAGTTAAGCATGTGGTTGTCGGAACATGTTGAGGACGTGAGAGAAATTTTTGTTTCCTCGTATTTGCGTACCCGACAGACCGCCGCGCCTTATGTGCAGGCTCTGCAAATCTCGCCTATTGTATTGCCTGATTTGCATGAATTTAATTATTTGTCCTTTGCCCATCTTCATGGCAAAACCTTTCAGGATTTGAGAAGTCGCTCGGAATCTTATTGGGCGCGAGATGATGCGGATTTTAAAGATGGTGATGACTGCGACAGTTTTGCATCGTTTTTCAATCGAATCCGCAATGTGCGCCGCTATTTTGCGGAAAAAGAGGATGGCGTTTATGTGGTGTTCGGGCATGGCTTTTGGATTGGCGTTTTGCTGTGGCAATTGATCGGGCGTTTTTCGGGCAGTCCTGATATGCAAAAATTCCGCGAATTTGAATTATTGGTGCGCCCGAAAAATACCGATGTTTATTTGTGGCAGATAGATGGCGCGGTGGAGAGCATTGCTAAAGTGAGAAATACAGATGCTGATGTTGATACGCTGAGGGATAAAAGCGAGCATTTGTGA
- a CDS encoding DUF2062 domain-containing protein — MKFFFKRILPAPEKLIANRLLHWLLKKIGNAYIWQINRRSIAGGFATGLFFGCLPIPIQIPCAVAAAVFMRFNVPIAAFSTLFSNPFTMPMIFYGNYQVGCWFLGGREGLSEWHFTVANLKQLGGQILIPLFTGSVLVGTLLASIGYCVIYYLWQWKLVQVLSKRKNWHAKLRLHRAQRRKKPVSHKH, encoded by the coding sequence ATGAAATTCTTTTTTAAACGCATTTTGCCTGCGCCGGAAAAACTCATTGCCAACCGCTTATTGCATTGGTTATTGAAAAAAATCGGCAATGCCTACATCTGGCAGATCAATCGCCGCAGCATTGCCGGCGGTTTTGCGACAGGGCTGTTTTTCGGCTGTCTGCCGATTCCCATACAAATTCCTTGTGCGGTAGCGGCGGCGGTATTTATGCGTTTTAATGTGCCGATTGCCGCTTTTTCGACCTTGTTCAGCAATCCTTTTACCATGCCGATGATTTTTTACGGCAATTATCAAGTCGGCTGCTGGTTTTTGGGCGGACGTGAAGGTTTGAGCGAATGGCATTTTACGGTGGCGAATCTCAAGCAATTGGGCGGTCAAATCCTGATACCGCTGTTTACCGGCTCGGTTTTGGTCGGCACCTTATTGGCAAGTATCGGCTATTGCGTGATTTACTATCTGTGGCAATGGAAACTGGTGCAGGTTTTGAGTAAACGCAAAAACTGGCATGCAAAATTGCGCCTACACCGCGCACAAAGACGCAAAAAACCAGTTTCTCATAAACATTGA
- a CDS encoding ComEC/Rec2 family competence protein codes for MPRFNSSSYPHLRFYRYIATLAMLLLGVLSRDFWHIPAPLLGQTSAYVLPLLCCFGLSLLRRYRVFAVLCACFVLGLWRADMALPSQQESFACTGIWQVENFPRRHLPLGQILPLRLMAGDCPPLRGQSLHVSHYLRDTNYAIGDSFAATLQIRPGKRRLYAHLPQQLRPQTAAMPVISAYRTAIARQIDARFPQHRAWVRALLIGDRSLLSQRMRGQLQISGTSHLLAISGLHLAVMMGVFYWLFKMLTVFSRLRYCIEPHSLALCAALFGGLAFVLISGAQAPILRAWIMFACLLLLWLNLPFGNGMLALGYALFVIVIIEPLALFSFSIWLSFCATAAVILTLRLVKHLAAWRQWLAIQGGITLVLTPLLWSIFGGISLISIAVNLLVVPWLAVILCLLLAALVLPALSAFAAAALDIYLRPIELAAQMPFAYIEPIYQMPLPSGVLASIACLCLLAAAKRAALLSLLLALACALPPLFSRSDYVLTTSRIPAAILYPPSGAPILLNTAYQYRERNDARRYLLPVLRQRFQRPQAIIISHDSRHALGGIADLLAAYPDTPIYTLSLMPELSFAHQYCPEHIPSADFYFKRGASCSLFIGNQSYTAATLNTALRAKANH; via the coding sequence ATGCCAAGATTTAATTCATCGTCATATCCACATTTGCGTTTTTACCGCTATATAGCGACACTGGCGATGCTTTTGCTTGGTGTCTTAAGTCGCGATTTTTGGCATATCCCCGCCCCACTGCTGGGTCAGACTTCCGCTTATGTGCTGCCGCTTTTGTGCTGTTTCGGCTTAAGTCTGTTGCGCCGCTACCGCGTTTTTGCCGTATTGTGCGCCTGCTTTGTCTTAGGGCTGTGGCGCGCGGATATGGCTTTGCCCAGTCAGCAGGAGTCATTTGCTTGCACAGGCATTTGGCAGGTAGAAAATTTTCCCCGTCGCCATCTGCCGCTGGGACAAATTCTGCCGCTGCGTCTGATGGCGGGCGATTGTCCTCCATTGCGCGGTCAATCCCTGCATGTCAGCCATTATTTGCGCGACACCAATTATGCGATTGGCGACAGTTTCGCCGCTACTTTGCAGATTCGCCCCGGCAAACGCAGACTTTATGCGCATTTGCCGCAGCAGCTGCGTCCGCAAACTGCCGCTATGCCTGTGATAAGCGCCTACCGCACCGCGATTGCCCGCCAAATTGACGCCCGTTTTCCGCAACATCGCGCTTGGGTACGCGCCCTGCTAATCGGCGACCGCAGTTTGCTAAGCCAACGTATGCGCGGGCAATTGCAAATCAGCGGCACCAGTCATTTGCTTGCCATTTCAGGCTTGCATCTTGCCGTGATGATGGGCGTTTTTTATTGGCTGTTTAAAATGCTGACCGTATTCAGCCGCCTGCGTTATTGCATCGAGCCGCATAGTCTGGCGCTCTGCGCCGCTTTATTCGGCGGATTGGCTTTTGTACTGATTAGCGGTGCGCAAGCGCCGATTTTGCGTGCTTGGATTATGTTTGCCTGCCTCTTATTGCTCTGGCTCAATCTGCCTTTCGGCAACGGCATGCTTGCCCTCGGCTATGCTTTATTTGTGATTGTGATTATTGAACCGCTGGCTTTATTCAGCTTCAGCATATGGCTGTCTTTTTGTGCAACTGCCGCCGTGATACTCACGCTGCGTCTGGTCAAACATCTCGCCGCATGGCGGCAATGGCTTGCTATACAAGGCGGGATTACGCTTGTGCTGACGCCGCTACTATGGAGCATTTTCGGCGGCATTTCTCTCATCAGCATTGCGGTAAATTTACTGGTCGTGCCTTGGCTGGCGGTCATCTTATGCCTGCTACTTGCCGCGCTTGTATTGCCCGCCTTAAGCGCCTTTGCCGCCGCTGCCTTAGACATTTATCTACGCCCCATCGAACTTGCTGCGCAAATGCCTTTCGCCTATATCGAACCGATTTATCAAATGCCGTTGCCTAGCGGCGTACTGGCAAGCATTGCCTGTCTTTGTCTGCTTGCCGCCGCCAAACGCGCGGCACTACTGTCTTTGCTGCTCGCTCTTGCCTGCGCCCTGCCACCGCTGTTCTCGCGCAGCGACTATGTGCTGACAACATCGCGCATTCCCGCCGCTATTCTCTATCCGCCCAGCGGCGCGCCGATTCTGCTGAATACCGCCTATCAATATCGCGAACGCAATGATGCACGCCGCTATCTGCTGCCTGTTTTGCGCCAACGCTTTCAGCGTCCGCAAGCCATTATCATCAGCCACGATAGCCGCCACGCCCTCGGCGGCATTGCCGACCTGCTTGCCGCCTATCCCGATACGCCGATTTACACCCTCTCGCTCATGCCCGAACTCTCTTTTGCGCACCAATACTGTCCCGAACATATCCCCTCCGCCGACTTTTATTTCAAGCGCGGCGCAAGCTGTAGTCTATTTATCGGCAATCAGAGCTATACCGCCGCCACGCTCAATACCGCATTGCGCGCCAAGGCAAATCATTAA
- a CDS encoding autotransporter assembly complex protein TamA, with protein MRICLLTALGLSSAASFAQQPLFQIAAPDAMAAAEQANLGQSSATELSQSLGDAQIDALQGLTLTEIRILGIEDEKQLNNAEVFLGLSRVKGEAISQPAYVNYLIDNGAKEIALSQQPFGFYQSEVRSERHIQEGNLIVTYHVNLNAPTTIRAVEVNVSGMAADDPEFQQLLTENPFREGEVLSHEQYETYKARFLELAVARGYFDGQFTSNVVKVNTDTQNADIALFYDSGQRFDFANVNFTPAAEKDGSTSPIPLDEDLLQRFVQFQTGQAYSAKEVEQLQHDLQGSGYFKQVLVGGRPDTQSKTVPVEAQLTMNSNKRYLFGIGYSTDSGVRGKIDFDWRWVNSRGHTFSSSLYASQKQSSWDNIYRIPAANPTTDYYFLRFGGWIKEDDYDTKRGFIEGGYNWRKNQWEYRVSGTAAYDKFSIGNDRGEITLTYPQFQATYSSTDNRLNPDSGFQARIGVLGGVEGVGSDVSFAQANVNFRYIQSLNAQNRLLFRFDGGSTWTDNFHRLPPNLRYFAGGDRSVRGYAYEKIGNYDSSGDNIGGRHLLVGSVQYEYFFKPDWAVAAFVDAGDAFNNNPKAHIGAGLGLHWRSPVGPINIDVGHGFDKDVGDNYRLHLTIGTELDL; from the coding sequence ATGCGTATTTGCTTGCTAACGGCTTTGGGTTTAAGCTCCGCCGCTTCTTTCGCGCAGCAACCTTTGTTTCAAATCGCCGCTCCTGATGCAATGGCGGCGGCAGAACAAGCAAATCTCGGACAAAGTTCAGCGACAGAGCTGAGCCAATCGCTGGGCGATGCGCAGATTGACGCGCTGCAAGGCTTGACGCTCACGGAAATCCGCATCTTAGGCATTGAAGACGAAAAACAATTGAACAATGCGGAAGTCTTTTTAGGCTTAAGCCGCGTGAAAGGCGAAGCGATTAGCCAGCCCGCCTATGTGAATTATCTGATTGACAACGGCGCTAAGGAAATCGCCTTATCGCAGCAGCCTTTCGGCTTTTACCAAAGCGAAGTGCGCAGCGAGCGCCATATTCAGGAAGGCAATTTGATTGTGACTTATCACGTCAATCTCAATGCGCCGACCACCATTCGCGCCGTGGAAGTCAATGTCAGCGGCATGGCGGCGGATGATCCCGAATTTCAGCAATTATTGACGGAAAACCCTTTTCGCGAGGGCGAAGTCTTAAGCCATGAGCAATACGAAACCTATAAAGCGCGCTTTTTGGAATTGGCGGTGGCGCGCGGCTATTTTGACGGACAATTCACCAGCAATGTGGTAAAGGTCAATACCGACACTCAAAACGCCGACATCGCCCTGTTTTATGACAGCGGACAGCGTTTTGATTTCGCCAATGTCAATTTCACGCCGGCGGCGGAAAAAGACGGCAGCACTAGCCCGATTCCTTTAGATGAAGATTTGCTGCAACGCTTCGTGCAATTCCAAACCGGGCAGGCGTATTCGGCGAAAGAAGTCGAGCAATTGCAGCATGATTTGCAGGGTAGCGGCTATTTTAAACAAGTCTTGGTCGGCGGACGTCCGGATACGCAGAGCAAAACCGTGCCGGTGGAAGCGCAATTAACCATGAACAGCAATAAACGCTATTTGTTCGGCATCGGCTATTCCACCGACAGCGGCGTGCGCGGCAAAATAGATTTTGACTGGCGCTGGGTTAATTCGCGCGGACACACTTTCTCTAGCAGTCTCTATGCCTCGCAAAAACAAAGCTCTTGGGACAATATTTACCGCATTCCGGCGGCCAATCCCACCACCGATTACTATTTCCTGCGTTTCGGCGGCTGGATTAAAGAAGACGATTACGACACCAAACGCGGCTTCATCGAGGGTGGCTACAATTGGCGCAAAAATCAATGGGAGTACCGCGTATCGGGCACCGCCGCCTATGACAAATTCTCGATTGGCAACGATCGCGGCGAAATTACGCTGACTTATCCGCAATTCCAAGCGACTTACAGCTCTACGGACAACCGCCTCAACCCCGATAGCGGATTTCAGGCGCGGATTGGCGTCTTAGGCGGCGTTGAAGGCGTCGGCTCCGATGTGAGTTTTGCCCAAGCCAATGTCAATTTCCGCTATATTCAATCCTTAAACGCGCAAAACCGCCTGCTCTTCCGCTTCGACGGCGGCAGCACATGGACGGATAATTTCCACCGCCTGCCGCCGAATTTGCGCTATTTCGCCGGCGGCGATCGCAGCGTGCGCGGCTATGCCTATGAAAAAATCGGCAACTACGACAGCAGCGGCGATAATATCGGCGGACGACATTTATTGGTCGGCAGCGTACAATACGAATATTTCTTTAAACCGGATTGGGCGGTAGCGGCATTCGTCGATGCCGGCGATGCCTTTAATAACAATCCCAAAGCGCATATCGGCGCGGGACTGGGACTGCATTGGCGTTCTCCTGTCGGTCCAATCAATATTGATGTCGGACACGGTTTTGACAAAGACGTCGGCGATAATTACCGCCTGCATCTCACCATTGGAACGGAGTTGGATCTCTAA
- the murJ gene encoding murein biosynthesis integral membrane protein MurJ: protein MARSIGRSSLVFAAMTLISRVLGLLRDILVARYFEAGITDPFFAALRIPNTLRRFFAEGGFANAFVPVFSATKAEHPEQLKDLLRHTSGTLLGFLLAITTVGVIFSGAIIYAVANGLSAKPEQFVLAEQMLRIMFPYILLVSLTAMAGGVLNTYGRFAIPALTPVLLNIALISACLWRAYRGDAGDVGMELAWAVLIGGILQLALQLPFLYRLGLLVMPKWGWKHSGVRRILRLMLPTLFGSSVGQLTILVNTFLASHLLTGSISWLYYTDRMVELPIALIGVALGTVILPKLSALKALDDEQRFAYTLDWALRWGILVGSAASLGLTVLAPSILATLFYGGEFTAQDLLMTTLSLRAYGIAAVFLILVKVLAPAFYARHDMRTPVRAGICAMAANLLAAIVLSRFYGHVGLAAASALAAVVNVGLLLYFLWRQGIRIKTASLGFVFKLLAANAAMGLCLLYLQGDAGQWLEWTRFERLWHLLLLIAVGIMTYFVALYALGVRKQQFILGE from the coding sequence ATGGCGCGCAGCATTGGGCGTTCTTCTTTGGTATTTGCGGCAATGACGCTGATTTCGCGCGTCTTGGGTTTATTGCGCGACATCTTGGTCGCGCGCTATTTCGAAGCCGGCATTACCGATCCCTTTTTTGCCGCCCTGCGCATTCCCAATACCTTAAGGCGTTTTTTTGCTGAAGGCGGCTTTGCCAATGCCTTTGTGCCGGTTTTCTCTGCGACCAAGGCGGAGCATCCCGAGCAGTTAAAAGATTTGCTGCGCCATACCAGCGGCACCTTGCTGGGTTTTTTGTTAGCGATTACCACCGTCGGCGTGATTTTTTCAGGCGCGATTATTTATGCGGTTGCCAACGGATTAAGCGCCAAACCTGAGCAGTTTGTATTAGCGGAGCAGATGCTGCGGATTATGTTTCCTTATATCCTGCTGGTTTCTTTAACCGCGATGGCGGGCGGCGTGTTGAATACTTATGGGCGTTTCGCCATTCCTGCGCTGACGCCGGTCTTGCTCAATATCGCTTTGATTAGCGCCTGCCTGTGGCGCGCCTATCGGGGCGATGCGGGCGATGTCGGCATGGAATTGGCTTGGGCGGTCTTAATCGGCGGCATCTTGCAGCTTGCTTTGCAATTGCCCTTTTTATACCGTTTGGGCTTATTGGTCATGCCCAAATGGGGCTGGAAGCATAGTGGCGTGCGCCGCATTTTGCGGCTGATGCTGCCGACCTTGTTCGGCTCTTCTGTCGGGCAATTAACCATTTTAGTCAATACGTTCCTTGCTTCGCATTTGCTCACGGGCAGTATTTCTTGGCTCTATTACACCGACCGCATGGTGGAATTGCCGATTGCCCTCATTGGCGTGGCATTGGGCACGGTCATTCTGCCCAAATTAAGCGCGCTGAAAGCCCTTGATGACGAGCAGCGTTTCGCCTATACACTGGATTGGGCTTTGCGTTGGGGCATCTTAGTCGGCTCTGCCGCTTCGCTGGGTTTGACCGTTTTGGCGCCCTCGATTTTAGCCACGCTCTTTTACGGCGGCGAATTTACGGCGCAAGATTTATTGATGACGACCTTAAGCCTGCGCGCCTACGGCATTGCCGCCGTGTTTTTGATTTTAGTCAAAGTCTTGGCGCCGGCTTTTTATGCCCGCCATGATATGCGCACGCCGGTACGCGCCGGTATTTGTGCGATGGCAGCGAATTTGCTAGCCGCGATTGTCTTAAGCCGTTTTTACGGACATGTGGGCTTGGCAGCCGCCAGCGCCTTGGCGGCGGTGGTCAATGTCGGCTTGTTGCTGTATTTCCTGTGGCGGCAGGGGATTAGAATTAAAACCGCCTCTCTGGGCTTTGTGTTCAAACTGCTGGCGGCGAATGCGGCGATGGGATTGTGCCTGCTGTATCTGCAGGGCGATGCCGGACAATGGCTGGAATGGACGCGCTTCGAGCGCCTGTGGCATTTGCTGCTGTTAATCGCCGTCGGTATCATGACCTACTTTGTCGCACTCTATGCCTTAGGTGTGCGTAAACAACAGTTTATTTTAGGAGAATAA
- a CDS encoding carbon starvation CstA family protein: MLIFLFCVALLVTGYFIYGSIAERIFGIKPERATPAHAQADGVDYVPMSKVKIWLIQLLNIAGTGPIFGPILGALYGPVAMLWIVLGCIFAGAVHDYYCGMISVRNGGASIPHMAGRYIGLPVKHLINVIALILLVLVGVVFVVSPAGLLTQLTEQILGRSGELVQKGNSAHDYLVTTWVCIIFAYYIIATLLPIDKIIGRVYPLFGALLMFMTAGMLFGLLFEGIPLFQTVGLDEGMGIGDFFKNFYPAENMPIFPLIFVTITCGAISGFHATQTPMMARCMQNEREGRFIFYGAMITEGVIALIWCMVGLSFYDDVQMLNEAIKSGTPSKVVYEAAISMLGTFGGMLAVLGVVVLPITSGDTAFRAARLQIAEFFHIEQGSVKNRLMLTLPLFAIGIALTQIDFSVLWRYFGWANQTTATIMLWTAAAYLYRHGKCHWICTVPAIWMTAVCGTYLAFAKIGFGLNWTVSLIFGVIATIAVTAAFLIVLKPKHVLNSDD; encoded by the coding sequence ATGTTGATTTTTTTATTCTGCGTAGCTTTGTTAGTCACAGGCTATTTTATTTACGGATCGATTGCCGAGCGGATTTTCGGCATTAAGCCCGAGCGCGCGACACCTGCCCATGCGCAGGCGGACGGCGTGGATTATGTGCCGATGTCTAAAGTCAAAATCTGGTTGATTCAATTATTAAATATTGCCGGCACCGGTCCGATTTTCGGCCCGATTTTAGGGGCTTTATACGGGCCTGTAGCAATGCTGTGGATTGTGCTCGGCTGTATCTTTGCCGGCGCGGTGCATGATTATTACTGCGGCATGATTTCCGTGCGCAATGGCGGCGCTTCCATTCCGCATATGGCAGGGCGTTATATCGGCCTACCTGTTAAGCATTTGATTAATGTTATCGCGCTCATTTTATTAGTCTTGGTCGGCGTAGTTTTTGTGGTCTCTCCCGCAGGTTTGCTGACACAATTAACCGAACAAATCTTAGGGCGCTCCGGCGAGTTGGTGCAGAAGGGTAATTCGGCGCATGATTATTTAGTCACCACTTGGGTTTGTATTATTTTTGCTTATTACATCATCGCCACTTTGCTGCCGATTGATAAGATTATCGGGCGCGTTTATCCGCTTTTCGGTGCTTTATTGATGTTTATGACGGCCGGTATGCTTTTTGGCTTGCTCTTTGAAGGCATTCCGCTTTTCCAAACCGTGGGGCTTGATGAAGGCATGGGCATCGGCGATTTCTTTAAGAATTTTTATCCGGCTGAAAACATGCCGATTTTCCCCTTGATTTTCGTCACCATTACCTGCGGTGCCATTTCCGGTTTCCATGCCACGCAAACGCCGATGATGGCGCGTTGTATGCAAAATGAGCGCGAAGGACGCTTTATTTTCTACGGCGCGATGATTACCGAGGGCGTGATTGCCCTGATTTGGTGCATGGTGGGTTTGAGTTTTTATGATGATGTGCAAATGCTCAATGAGGCGATTAAATCGGGTACGCCGTCCAAAGTTGTATATGAGGCGGCGATTAGTATGCTCGGCACCTTCGGCGGCATGTTGGCGGTCTTGGGTGTAGTGGTGCTGCCGATCACTTCCGGCGATACCGCATTTCGCGCGGCGCGTTTGCAGATTGCGGAATTTTTCCATATCGAACAAGGCAGCGTGAAAAACCGCCTGATGCTGACCCTGCCTTTGTTTGCAATTGGCATTGCTTTGACGCAAATAGATTTTTCCGTGTTATGGCGTTATTTCGGCTGGGCGAATCAAACCACCGCGACGATTATGCTGTGGACAGCCGCCGCTTATTTATACCGCCACGGTAAATGTCATTGGATTTGCACCGTTCCGGCCATCTGGATGACGGCGGTCTGCGGCACTTATCTTGCCTTTGCCAAAATCGGCTTCGGATTGAATTGGACGGTTTCGCTGATTTTCGGCGTTATTGCTACGATTGCCGTGACCGCCGCATTTTTGATTGTCTTAAAACCCAAACACGTCTTAAATAGCGACGATTAA
- the metF gene encoding methylenetetrahydrofolate reductase [NAD(P)H]: protein MSLNHVQRRIPVPISCEFFPTATEQGGENLAKVRRALAVFDCEYFSVTYGAGGSTQERTLKLVRRICEEDERPVMPHLTCISATYAELEALLDTYQSIGIKRLLALRGDVPPGSFYMGELDSAADLVQLVRKKWGDTAHIVVAAYPEKHPRAKTPHDDLEALKIKSEAGANEAVTQYFFNADAFLRFRDEACAMGIEIPLVPGIMPITNYRQLARFSDACGAELPRWIRKRLEAYEHDVEALQLFGTEVVASLCERLVKEGAPALHFYSMNRSQAILAIGRALSWID from the coding sequence ATGTCGTTAAATCACGTGCAGCGCCGCATTCCTGTGCCGATTAGTTGTGAATTTTTCCCTACCGCCACCGAGCAGGGCGGGGAAAATTTGGCGAAGGTGCGGCGTGCTTTAGCTGTTTTTGACTGCGAATATTTTTCGGTCACTTACGGCGCCGGCGGCAGCACGCAAGAGCGTACTTTGAAATTGGTGCGGCGCATTTGCGAAGAGGACGAGCGTCCCGTGATGCCGCATTTGACCTGCATCTCGGCGACTTATGCCGAACTCGAAGCCCTCTTGGATACTTATCAATCGATTGGCATCAAACGCTTATTGGCTTTGCGCGGAGATGTGCCGCCGGGCAGCTTTTATATGGGCGAATTGGACAGTGCGGCGGATTTGGTGCAGCTTGTGCGCAAAAAATGGGGCGATACGGCGCATATTGTCGTGGCGGCATATCCTGAAAAACATCCGCGCGCCAAAACCCCGCACGATGATTTGGAAGCCTTGAAAATCAAATCCGAAGCGGGAGCGAATGAGGCGGTTACGCAATATTTCTTTAATGCCGACGCTTTTTTGCGTTTTCGCGACGAGGCTTGTGCGATGGGGATTGAGATACCCTTGGTGCCGGGGATTATGCCGATTACCAATTACCGCCAATTAGCCCGCTTTTCCGATGCCTGCGGCGCGGAATTGCCGCGTTGGATTCGCAAACGTTTGGAAGCCTATGAACATGATGTCGAGGCTTTGCAATTATTCGGCACGGAAGTGGTGGCGTCTTTATGCGAACGTCTCGTGAAAGAAGGAGCGCCGGCTTTGCATTTTTATTCGATGAACCGTTCGCAAGCTATTTTAGCCATAGGGCGTGCTTTATCTTGGATTGACTGA